DNA sequence from the Candidatus Nanopelagicales bacterium genome:
CGGCATGGACGAGGTGGGTCGCGGCGCCCTCGGCGGACCGGTCTCGGTGGGCGTGGTCCTGGTCGACCCCGGCTCGCGCACCGCGCCCGCGGGCCTGCGCGACAGCAAGCTGCTGACCCCGGCGGCCCGGGAGGCCCTCGCGCCGCGGGTCCGGCGCTGGGCGGTGGCCTCGGCGGTGGGTCACGCGTCCGCGGCGGAGATCGACGCCTGGGGGATCATCCGGGCGCTGCGGCTGGCGGGGGAGCGCGCGCTGGCGGCACTTCCGGTGCTGCCGACGGTCGTGCTGCTCGACGGCAGCCACGACTGGCTGACCCGCCCCGCCCCGCACCCGGAGCAGGAGGCGCTGTTCGGGCCCGCGGACGACGAGGGCGACGGGGCTCCCTGGCCGGGCGTGCTCGTCGCCCCGCCGGTGGTCACCCGGGTCAAGGCCGACCTGGTCTGCTCGTCGGTGGCGGCGGCGAGCGTCCTGGCGAAGACCGAGCGGGACGCCGCGGTGCGCGACCTGGCCCGGCGCTACCCGCAGTACCGCTGGGACGACAACAAGGCGTACGCCGCCCCGGAGCACCTCGAGGCGCTGCGGCGGCACGGTCCGTGCGAGGAGCACCGCCGGTCCTGGAGCCTGCCGGGGCTGGGCGATCCGACGACCGGCCGGTCCGGCGACCGGGAGCGGGTGAGCGCGTGAGTCCGACGACCTGCGGAGGTGCGCACCGATGAGTGCGGAGGACCTCGAGCGGTACGAGACCGAGATGGAGCTGCAGCTCTACCGGGAGTACCGCGACGTGGTGGGCCTGTTCTCGTACGTCGTCGAGACCGAGCGGCGCTTCTACCTGGCGAACTCCGTCGAGGTCCACCCGCGCACCGCCGACAACGGCGAGCTGTACGTCGAGGTCCGGATGAGCGACGCCTGGGTGTGGGACATGTACCGGCCGGCGCGCTTCGTCAAGCGGGTGCGAGTGCTCACGTTCAAGGACGTCAACGTGGAGGAGCTCGCGAAGTCCGACCTGCAGGTCCCCGAGTAGCTCCGGCAGAGGGCGGCTCCGCGAACGCCCGAGCGCGACGGCTGTCCACAGCTGCCTGCGCTCGTGCCGGGGTCATCCACAGTCCCTCCCGGGCCTCTGGCGCGGGCCCCATGTCGGCGACGACGCTCCTCCGCGGAGGTGGTCGCCATGAGGGGGACGGACGCACTGGGCCGCTACGGCGAGGACGTCGCCGCCCGGCACCTGCAGGAGTGCGGGCTGGTGGTGCTCGAGCGCAACTGGCGCTGTGAGGCCGGGGAGATCGACATCGTCGCGCGCGACGGCGACGTGCTCGTCGTGTGCGAGGTGAAGACGCGCCGGGGCACCGAGTACGGCGGCCCCACCGCCGCGGTCACCGCGCGGAAGGTGCGCAGGCTGCGCCGCCTGGCGCTGCGGTGGATCGAGGAGCGCGGGGTCCACCCGCGTGAGATCCGGTTCGACGTGGTCGGGATCCTGCAGCCGCACCGCGGGGGTGCGGTCGTGGAGCACCTGCGCGGGGTGGCCTGAGGTGAAGCTGGCCCGCACCACCGGCGTGGTGGTGCTCGGGGTCGAGGGGCACCTGGTCGAGATCGAGGCGCACGTCGGCCAGGGACTGCCGGGCATGACGATCGTCGGACTCCCGGATACCGCGGTCGGAGAAGCGCGTGACCGGGCCCGCACGGCCGTGCTCAGCAGCGGGGCGGAGTGGCCGGGAACCCGGATCACCGTGGGCCTGTCGCCCGCGGCCCTGCACAAGCGGGGGAGCGGGCTGGACCTCGGGATCGCGGTGGCGGTGCTGGCCGCGACGGGGCAGGTCCCGGCTGCCGCCGCCGAGCGGTGCGTGATGGTGGGCGAGCTCGGCCTGGACGGGCGGGTCCGCCCGGTGCGCGGTGCCGTGGTGGCCGCGGTCGCGGCGCACCGGGCCGGCCGGGACCGGCTGGTGGTGCCGGCCGGGAACCTGGCGGAGGCGGGGCTGGTGCCCGGGGTGGAGGTGGTCGGCGTCCGGACGCTGCGCCACCTGTGCGCCGTGCTGCGGGGGGAGGCCGTCGGGGCCGCGCTCGGGGAGAGTGACGACGGACCCGGGCCGGACCGGGGCGGGGCGGCTGACCCCGGCCGCGGTGACGATCCGGAGCTGGCCGACGGGCGCGGCCCGGACCTGGCGGACGTGCGAGGCCAGGGCGCCGCCCGCCGCGCGCTGGAGATCGCAGCCGCAGGGGGTCACCACCTGTCCCTGGCCGGGCCGCCGGGGGTCGGCAAGACACTGCTCGCAGAGCGCTTGCCCGGGTTGCTGCCCGATCTCGACGACGCGGCGGCGCTGGAGGTGACGGCGTTGCGCTCGGTCGCCGGGCGGCTGGACCCCGGCGCCGGGTTGGTCCGCCGGCCGCCGTTCGAGGCGCCGCACCACACGGCGTCACCGGTCGCGCTGATCGGGGGTGGCTCCGGGTCGGCGATCCGGGCCGGCCTGGTGTCCCTGGCTCACCGGGGGGTGCTGTTCCTGGACGAGGCGCCCGAGTTCGACCGGGCGGTGCTGGAGGCGCTACGCCAGCCGCTGGAGTCCGGGACCATCACGGTGGCCCGGTCCGGCCACGTCGTCCGGTTCCCCGCGCGCTTCCAACTGGTGCTCGCCGCCAACCCGTGCCCGTGCGGCGCGCGCAGCGAGCGCGGCGACGACTGCAGTTGTACGGCGATGGCGCGCCGCAGGTATGCCGCCAAGCTGTCCGGCCCCCTGTTGGACCGGATCGACCTGCGGGTGGTCGTGCGCCGCCCGGGGCCGGTGGACCTGGACGCCGACCGGCAGCCGGAGGGCTCCGCCGCTGTCCGCGACCGGGTGTGCGCGGCGCGCGAGCGGGCCGTGCGTCGGCTGGTCGGGACGCCGTGGCGGACCAATGCCGAGGTGCCCGCCCGGGCGCTGCGGACCCGGTGGACGCCGGAGCCGACGGCGCACCGGGTGCTGGAGCGGGCGCTGGCGCGGGGGACGCTCTCGCTGCGCGGGGCCGACCGCGCGCTGCGGGTGGCCTGGACGCTGGCGGACCTGGCCGGACGAGGCCGCCCGGGGCCGGACGATGTGGCCACGGCGCTCGGGCTGCGTGGTCCGGACGCGTCCGGGGCCGCGGCGTGACCGGCGGGGTCAGTGGCGGCGTGACCGGCGCGGCCATGACCGTCGGCATGCCCGGCGCAGACCGGGAGGACCTGCTGGCACGGGTGGCCCTCGGGAGGCTGGCCGAGCCGGGCGACCCGGGGGTCGGGGCGCTGGTCCGTGAGCACGGTTCGGTCGCGGCGCTGGACCGCGTGCTGCGGCGCCGAGGGCAGCTACGCGCCCGGGATCGGGTGCGGGACGCAGCCGAGGCCGATCTCGCTCGGGTGTCCGTCCTGGGAGCGCGGGTCGTGGTCCCCGGGTCGACGGAGTGGCCGACCCAGCTCGACGACCTCGGCGCCGCGACGCCGCTGCTGCTGTACCAGTTGGGCGCGGCCTCGCTGCGGCTGTCTGCGCTCGGGTCCGTGGCGGTCGTGGGGGCTCGCGCCGCGACCCCGTACGGCGTGCGGGTGGCCCAGGACCTCGGGTCCGGTCTGGCGTCGCGCGGGGTCGCGGTCGTCTCCGGCGGCGCGTTCGGGGTCGACGCGGCCGCGCACCGCGGCGCGCTGGCGGTGGACGGTCCCACGGTCTGCGTCCTCGCCTGCGGGATCGACGTGGCCTACCCCCGCGCGCACGAGGCGCTGCTCGCGCGGATCGCCGACGACGGCGCGCTGGTCAGCGAGGTGCCGCCGGGCGTCGGGCCGCTGCGGCACCGGTTCCTCAGCCGCAACCGGATCATCGCCGCGCTGGCCCGGGGGACCGTCGTCGTGGAGGCGGCCCTGCGGTCCGGGGCCCGCAACACCGCGGGGACGGCACGCGACCTCGGCCGGGTGGTGATGGGCGTTCCCGGGCCGGTGACCTCGGCGATGTCGGCCGGCGTGCACGAGCTGATCCGTGAGGGTGCGGTGCTGGTGGGTGACAGCGACGACGTACTGACGTCGATGGGGCCGTTGACGTGGGGCGGCCCGGTGCGGCGCGGAGCGACTCACCCCCGGGACGGCCTGGCACGCCGGGAGTGCCGGGTACTCGACGCCTTCCCCGCCCGCGCCCCGGTCGGGGTGGAGCCGCTGGCCACGGACAGCGGCTGCCCGGTGGGTGAGGTGGTGGCCTCGCTCGGGCTGCTGGAGGCCTTGGGCCTGGTGGTCCGCGCCGACGACGGTTGGACCCTCACGCCGCTGGCGCGGACCTCGACCTCGGCGTCGGAAGCCCCGGCGCCCTGAGGTCAGTGGCGGCCCGAGTGGCCCGCCACGCGGGCCCTGCCTCGCCGACGGAATGAGTCCCCACGTTGCTTCGCGGCCGATTCAGGCCTCGCAAGCGACGCCACCACTCATTCCGTCCCGGAGAGGTGGCCCCGTCGGTCAGGGGCGTCGGGGAGCGCGGCGGCGTGACGGGGACGCGCCGAGGGCCGCGCTGCGTGACCCCGGCCGGTCCCTCGCGCACGATGGACCGGTGGCCGACGTGGACGACGCCGACAGGGCCCGGGCGAACGGGGCCCGCGGGGCCGCGGTACGAGGGACCGTGGCGCCGGCGGCTCGT
Encoded proteins:
- a CDS encoding ribonuclease HII, translating into MSTAPTLRVERTLMREGAALVAGMDEVGRGALGGPVSVGVVLVDPGSRTAPAGLRDSKLLTPAAREALAPRVRRWAVASAVGHASAAEIDAWGIIRALRLAGERALAALPVLPTVVLLDGSHDWLTRPAPHPEQEALFGPADDEGDGAPWPGVLVAPPVVTRVKADLVCSSVAAASVLAKTERDAAVRDLARRYPQYRWDDNKAYAAPEHLEALRRHGPCEEHRRSWSLPGLGDPTTGRSGDRERVSA
- a CDS encoding DUF2469 domain-containing protein; its protein translation is MSAEDLERYETEMELQLYREYRDVVGLFSYVVETERRFYLANSVEVHPRTADNGELYVEVRMSDAWVWDMYRPARFVKRVRVLTFKDVNVEELAKSDLQVPE
- a CDS encoding YraN family protein, with amino-acid sequence MRGTDALGRYGEDVAARHLQECGLVVLERNWRCEAGEIDIVARDGDVLVVCEVKTRRGTEYGGPTAAVTARKVRRLRRLALRWIEERGVHPREIRFDVVGILQPHRGGAVVEHLRGVA
- a CDS encoding YifB family Mg chelatase-like AAA ATPase, with product MKLARTTGVVVLGVEGHLVEIEAHVGQGLPGMTIVGLPDTAVGEARDRARTAVLSSGAEWPGTRITVGLSPAALHKRGSGLDLGIAVAVLAATGQVPAAAAERCVMVGELGLDGRVRPVRGAVVAAVAAHRAGRDRLVVPAGNLAEAGLVPGVEVVGVRTLRHLCAVLRGEAVGAALGESDDGPGPDRGGAADPGRGDDPELADGRGPDLADVRGQGAARRALEIAAAGGHHLSLAGPPGVGKTLLAERLPGLLPDLDDAAALEVTALRSVAGRLDPGAGLVRRPPFEAPHHTASPVALIGGGSGSAIRAGLVSLAHRGVLFLDEAPEFDRAVLEALRQPLESGTITVARSGHVVRFPARFQLVLAANPCPCGARSERGDDCSCTAMARRRYAAKLSGPLLDRIDLRVVVRRPGPVDLDADRQPEGSAAVRDRVCAARERAVRRLVGTPWRTNAEVPARALRTRWTPEPTAHRVLERALARGTLSLRGADRALRVAWTLADLAGRGRPGPDDVATALGLRGPDASGAAA
- the dprA gene encoding DNA-processing protein DprA — encoded protein: MTGGVSGGVTGAAMTVGMPGADREDLLARVALGRLAEPGDPGVGALVREHGSVAALDRVLRRRGQLRARDRVRDAAEADLARVSVLGARVVVPGSTEWPTQLDDLGAATPLLLYQLGAASLRLSALGSVAVVGARAATPYGVRVAQDLGSGLASRGVAVVSGGAFGVDAAAHRGALAVDGPTVCVLACGIDVAYPRAHEALLARIADDGALVSEVPPGVGPLRHRFLSRNRIIAALARGTVVVEAALRSGARNTAGTARDLGRVVMGVPGPVTSAMSAGVHELIREGAVLVGDSDDVLTSMGPLTWGGPVRRGATHPRDGLARRECRVLDAFPARAPVGVEPLATDSGCPVGEVVASLGLLEALGLVVRADDGWTLTPLARTSTSASEAPAP